The nucleotide window ATATCGCCGGCTATGGCGTTGAGGCTGACATCAGGGGTGAAGCCTTCGAGTATCTCCCCCCGTTTAAAGGCTATAATCTCCCTGATAGCACGTAGAATGTATCTTCTCGGGTAGGACTTCAGCCACTTAAGTCCGTGAGGGCTTTTCATGACCTCATCCACTGAGGGGATTTTTCTCAAGAGTTCCTTTTGTTCCATAATGGTTTTTTAAACCTGCTCTGTTGCCTTCATGTTTGCCGCCCTGCCTATTATACCGAAATGTAATCGCACTGTAAATAGCAGGTTAAAAAGTGATCAAACCCGGCTATGCCGGGTTTGATCCAGTCTGGTAGCCTGACCATTCATTGAATGGTTTTACCTATCAACAGGGGTTAAATCCCTGATAGGGGTAAAGCCCTGTTGTGAATGGCAAGGCCTTGGGGAGGGGTAAGCTAAATAACATAAACCCACAAAAACATCCTGATCGAAAAATACCACGTTCAACTTTTAATAAAAAAAACAGCGTGCCTTCGTCTTCCCTGAATTCAAGTAATTCATAGCCGGTGTTCCTGCATAATGACGGGATAGCAAGTCTGGTACTGGTATCATTGGCTATTACCTGGAGCACCTTGCCCTTTTTCATGCCTTCCAGTGCCTTCATTGTCAGAACAGTCGGTCCCGGACATGAAAGCCCCTTGACATCCAGCATCTTGTCAACCTTGATCTCTTTTGGCACCGCAGGCTCCTTTGTTATAACTTAAATCATGCAAACATGGTGCCACTTCAGGATTATGCGGAATCAGGTTATGAACGCATAATCCTGACTTTGTCCGGCTGGCTTGGCTTTGATCCCCATACACCTGACCGGAGGCGGAAGAGGCAAGCAATAAACACGATGGACAGGTTGGACTGTTTTGATGTCATCCCTGTCCAGTTCGGCACAGGTAATTACCACCCTCTGTGCCGTAACGGACAGAGAGGTGCCTGCGTTTGATTTATCATTGGCCTATGCATTAATGTATAGTATGCTGCATTTCATGCAGCACCTGCGCAGCTCAGAACTTACAACTAAAAGAAAAGAACCGCTGTCAACGCTGTACCATCTGCATGAACTGGCTGTTTTATCATATAGGAGAAGAATATGCGATAGCATTAATATGCTTTGCCCTGTCAATCAGGGTTTTATCCATCTCCCGTTCGGAAAACCCCGCCCTTGACAAAGAGAAAAGAAGCAGAATGTTCCTCATCAGTTCAGGGTTCGTGCTGCTGGGTATCAGCAGTGTCATACACGCCACCATACACACTGCTGGTCTGGATGAAAACATCCTTTACCAGACACTCCTTGGCTACTGCCTTGGACTCCTTATACTGATAGTAGCTGTTTCCGTGGAAAAGCCCTGGACTAAAAAGGCCTTTCCACTGCTTTACCTTCCCCTTTTGATCCTGCTTTTCCCCGATGTCTACAGAAAATTTCCCATATTCGGCGAGTTCAGACCACTGATATGGATTATCATTGCCTATCTCTCGGGAGTTGTTTGCATGCTCTATATCGCAGCATTCCATCATACCGGACTCAGGGCATATCTGTACCTTGCACTCGGACATGCCCTGATATGCATATCTGCAGTCCTGCTCTTTTTCCCGGCACCGATAGGGTCGACAATCTGGGTGTATGGTCATCTCTTCAGGCCGGTGGGGTTCGGAATACTTTTTTTCAGCCTGAAACAGGAGGGACTTTTACAGTTAAAGGGAAGCATGCTCTACAGGACACTTACTGCATTCAGCCTTCTCGCTGCCATCCCCCTGCTCGTCTTCGGCATGGTGGTCTTCTATGAAAACATTAATCCACTCCACCTCACAGGAAGAAGGATTATAGTCTTTCTTCTTCTGCTGATTACCCTGGCATCTGCACTGCTGTTCGGACTTGGCCTGATAATAAAACTTATACGCCCGCTGCTTACCCTGAAAGATGCCGTGGACAAGCTTGCAGAAGAAGGATTCAATAAACAGATAGAGGTTAACAGCAGTGATGAGATAGGGGAGCTCTCCAGGGCATTCAATGATATGGTTGTCAAGTTGAATCACTCCCTTTCAGAACAGGACAGGTTGAGCAGACTTGCGGCTACAGGTGAACTGGCAGCCACGCTTGCACATGAGATTAAAAATCCCCTTAATGCAATAGGAGGGGCCGCCCTGTATATCAAAAAGAACTTTAAAGGGAGCCTCATCCGGGAATTTTTAGGGATTATCTATGACGAGGTGGCAAGGATTAACAGGCTGACCACCACGCTGCTGGACTTTGCAAAGCCTGTAAAGCCCGAACCAGAGCCATCGGATATAAACAGGCTTGTCAAAGAAACACTCGGTTTTTTGAGACAGGAAAGCGAAGAGCAGGGTATAATTATCGAGACCGATTTGCAAAGAGATATCCCGGTAACCTCTTTTGACTACCACCAGATAAAGCAGGTGCTTATAAACCTCCTGATTAATTCTTTTGATGCCGTGGAGAAAAATGGTAAAATTAAAGTCAGCACCACTCTGTCCGGCAGGGGGCTGCTTCTTTCGGTCCAGGACAATGGAAAGGGTATTGGAGAGGAAGATATGGAGAATATTTTCAATCCCTTTTTCACCACCAGGACACGGGGAACCGGTCTCGGGCTGGCTGTATCGAGGAAGATAGCCAAGGAGCATGGTGGGGATATAACTGTTGAAAGTGAGCTCAACAAGGGAAGCATATTTATCCTGTTTTTACCACTGAAGAGATGAAACAGACCATACTTATAGTTGACGACGAGATAAATTCACTGAAGGTGCTCTCAGCCACTCTCAGGAAAGAGAGATTCAATGTGGAGACCGCCAGAACCGGTGAAGAGGCGATATCGCGGTTTAAAAACAACCATGTCGACCTGATAATATCGGATTACAAACTGCCGGGGATTGATGGCGAAACACTTCTCGAAGAGGTCAAGGCAAAGAACCCCAATATGCCTGTTATCCTCATGACTGCCTACGGCACTATTGAAAGGGCTGTAGATGCCATGAAGAAGGGCGCATACACCTATTTGACAAAACCTATTTGACAAAACCTGTAAATCTCGATATCATGATATCCATGGTGAGGGATGCCTTGCAGAAGAGGGAATGGGTGCTGGAAACAAAGGAAGACATACCCGGCAGGTATCAGTTCCTGAATATTATCGGTAAATCAGCAGCAATCCAGGAAGTATTCTCCATGATTCAACGCGTCAGCAAGACTGACGCCGCTGTCCTCATACTCGGCGAAAGCGGCACAGGCAAGGAACTGGTTGCACGGGCCCTTCACTATACCTCGCTGAGGGCAAACAGTCCGTTTATCCCCATAGACTGTACCACGATCCCCCCGGAGCTGATGGAGAGCGAGCTCTTTGGTTATGAAAAAGGGGCTTTTACCTGTGCCTATGACAACAAGGTCGGTCTTATCGAGATGTCAGAGGGAGGCACCATATTTTTTGACGAGATCGGTGACCTCGACTTTGCACTCCAGAAAAAACTGCTCAGGTTCCTTCAGGAAAAGGAGGTTCACAGGCTTGGCGGAAAGAAGAAGATAAAGGTCGATGTCCGTATCCTTGCCGCAACCAACAGAAATATAGAGGAGGCGGTTGAAAAGGGTGACTTCAGGGCAGACCTTTACTACAGGCTCAATGTTATAACAATTAACATCCCCCCGCTCAGGGAAAGGAAAGAGGACATCCCCATCATAGCCGCTCACTTCCTTGAATTCTTCAGCAGGAAAAACAAAAAAAACATTCCGGGTTTTGATTCAAAAGTCACTGACATCCTTATAAATCATGACTGGCCGGGCAATGTCAGGGAGCTTGAAAATGTTATTGAGCGTGCGGTTATTCTATGCCCTTACGAGCAGATAACAGTTGACTGTCTTCCCCGTAAACTCAAGCTGGTCGCTGAAGAAGACCGCTTTGGAACCGATGGGTTTAACCTCGTTGAGATGGAAAAAAGAGTTGTGCTGAAGGCCCTTGAGAAGACATCATGGAACCAGTCAAGGGCAGCAGCCCTTCTCGGTATAAGCCGCAAACAACTCAGGACCAGGATGAAGAACCTCGAATTGTTACCGGGATAGATACAGCAGGCTATAGTTTTTAATCTCCCTGTATGAAAAGACAGGGCCGTCTGTACAGATGTATCTGGGACCTGCATAACAATGACCACATTTACCGACCCCGCACTTCATGTGTGCCTCAAGAGTGGTAATTATTCTCTCCTCAGGCATTCCAAAGAGGAATAGCTCTCCCATGGCGGCCTTTATCATCACCTCGGGGCCGCATATATAGGCTGCGGCCTTCTGCAGGTCTGAATGCACCTCCTGCCAGAGGCCTGTTACCAGACCGACATGGCCCTTCCAGCCTTTATCAGCCCTGTCCACAGTGAGAAGGACCTTTATTCCCCTCTCCTTCCAGCCCTTCATCTCATCCCTGAAGACAATATCATCAGGAGTTCTTGCACCGTACAGGAGCGTTACCTGACCCACATCCTCTCTTTTTTTCATAAACCACTGGAGAAGCGGTCTTAACGGGGCCATGCCGATCCCGCCTGCAACTACTACAACATCCCTGCCCCTGGAGATATCCAGGGGAAAGCCGTTGCCATAGGGACCTCTCAGCCATAACGAATCTCCGGCTTTCAGGGAATGGATTGCCCCGGTAACGAGGCCGGCCCTCCTTATGCACAGCTCCACCGTATTACCCTTTCCGGAAAGGGATGTCACTGATATGGGAACCTCTCCTGCACCCCATACCGAAACCATAAAGAACTGTCCCGGTGCATATTCAAGCGGCATTTGAGTCCTTACCCTGAAGAGGCTCACGTCCCTGCCCTCGGGTATAATCTCCTCGATCTTTCCGCTTACAGGCAAGTATATATTTTTCATTTTTCACTTACCATTTTTCATTTGTCATTTGTTATTTGTTATTTGTTTTCCTCTTCCGTTGAATCCTGTTAATCCTGTCTGAGAAAATTCCTGTTTTTGCTTATCAGTTATTCTTTATTCTTCCTCTCCGTTAATGGCGAGTCCCTTTATCTCTGTTGCGATGGTTGCCATATCTATTTTCCCGGGACACGTTACGGCACATCTGCCACAACCCACACACCCGAATTCGTTCAGCGTCTCCGGATAGTGGACAAGCTTGTGGTAATACCACCTCATAGTCCTCAGAACCCTTTTTTCATTTGGCAGTATACCACCGGCCATTCGAGTAAAACCCTTGAAGAGACATGTATCCCAAAGCCTTATCCTCTCTACACCGTCTGGGTATGTCCTGTCGGTTACAGTGAAGCACGTACAGAGTGGACAGTCATAAACACAGCCGCCGCACTCAAAACATCGCCCCGCAACCTTTTGCCAGAAGTCGTCCTTTAACCGTCCGGCAAGGATCATCCGGCGGGGGCTTTCAAGGCTTATCCGCTTCTGAAACCTCGCCTTTGCACTCAGAAAAACCTCGTACTGATCATCATAGTCTGTCTTTCGTGGTCTGCTGAAGAGAAAGGACATCCCCCTGACTGTCTTTATTCCCTCAGCAGAGGCTGCCTGAACAAAGTACCTGTTGCCAAGGTCGGTCAACTGTATGTCAAAACCCTCATCAAGATAAGGGCCTGTTCCAAGCCCGATGCAGAAGCATGTCGGATCAGGGTTATTGCAGACAACAGAGATAAACAGGGTATTCTTCCTCCGCTGCTCATAATATGGATCCCTGTACCCTTCGAGATAGAATCTGTCCAGGAGCCTGATGGCAGAGATGTCGCAGGACCTGACACCAAAGATGACACGCTTCTTTTTATCCATCAGGTCCAGAATCCTGTTTTTTCCAGAAGATTCCTTCATGTGCACGTCAGGGGATACGGGTTGCGGTCTGGAGGGAAAAGCCAACTCGTGACTCGTAACCTTTAATCTGAGCATGGGGTCGTATTGGGGGATAAGGAATTCCTTGGGCGAAGGCAGCGATGCAGGGGAGTCAAGTATGACCTCATGAATCTGCTCAACGCTCCTGAAGACGATATCCTTGCCCTCATCATCCCTTAACGGTCCGATAAGGTCCTTCTCTTTTCTTAACTGCCTCAGCCAGTAAGAGAGGTGATTTTTTTCAAGTATCCATTCGTTCTTCATGTCTCGATCTTCTCAATCTTTACTGCACAGACCTTGTATTCCGGTATTTTTGCCCCAGGGTCTGTGGCCGGGTTTGTCAGGATATTTGCAGCAGCCTCCATGAAATGAAACGGGATGAAGACCGTTCCCTCAGGGGTTCTCCCGGTCACAAGGGCCCTCGGCTCTATCGAGCCCCTCCTTGAACTAACCCTCACCCTTGTCCTTTTTCCGATACCGAGCCTTTCTGC belongs to Nitrospirota bacterium and includes:
- a CDS encoding response regulator, giving the protein MKQTILIVDDEINSLKVLSATLRKERFNVETARTGEEAISRFKNNHVDLIISDYKLPGIDGETLLEEVKAKNPNMPVILMTAYGTIERAVDAMKKGAYTYLTKPI
- a CDS encoding FAD/NAD(P)-binding protein encodes the protein MKNIYLPVSGKIEEIIPEGRDVSLFRVRTQMPLEYAPGQFFMVSVWGAGEVPISVTSLSGKGNTVELCIRRAGLVTGAIHSLKAGDSLWLRGPYGNGFPLDISRGRDVVVVAGGIGMAPLRPLLQWFMKKREDVGQVTLLYGARTPDDIVFRDEMKGWKERGIKVLLTVDRADKGWKGHVGLVTGLWQEVHSDLQKAAAYICGPEVMIKAAMGELFLFGMPEERIITTLEAHMKCGVGKCGHCYAGPRYICTDGPVFSYREIKNYSLLYLSR
- a CDS encoding sigma-54 dependent transcriptional regulator; translation: MTKPVNLDIMISMVRDALQKREWVLETKEDIPGRYQFLNIIGKSAAIQEVFSMIQRVSKTDAAVLILGESGTGKELVARALHYTSLRANSPFIPIDCTTIPPELMESELFGYEKGAFTCAYDNKVGLIEMSEGGTIFFDEIGDLDFALQKKLLRFLQEKEVHRLGGKKKIKVDVRILAATNRNIEEAVEKGDFRADLYYRLNVITINIPPLRERKEDIPIIAAHFLEFFSRKNKKNIPGFDSKVTDILINHDWPGNVRELENVIERAVILCPYEQITVDCLPRKLKLVAEEDRFGTDGFNLVEMEKRVVLKALEKTSWNQSRAAALLGISRKQLRTRMKNLELLPG
- a CDS encoding 4Fe-4S dicluster domain-containing protein, whose amino-acid sequence is MKNEWILEKNHLSYWLRQLRKEKDLIGPLRDDEGKDIVFRSVEQIHEVILDSPASLPSPKEFLIPQYDPMLRLKVTSHELAFPSRPQPVSPDVHMKESSGKNRILDLMDKKKRVIFGVRSCDISAIRLLDRFYLEGYRDPYYEQRRKNTLFISVVCNNPDPTCFCIGLGTGPYLDEGFDIQLTDLGNRYFVQAASAEGIKTVRGMSFLFSRPRKTDYDDQYEVFLSAKARFQKRISLESPRRMILAGRLKDDFWQKVAGRCFECGGCVYDCPLCTCFTVTDRTYPDGVERIRLWDTCLFKGFTRMAGGILPNEKRVLRTMRWYYHKLVHYPETLNEFGCVGCGRCAVTCPGKIDMATIATEIKGLAINGEEE
- a CDS encoding ATP-binding protein, which translates into the protein MNWLFYHIGEEYAIALICFALSIRVLSISRSENPALDKEKRSRMFLISSGFVLLGISSVIHATIHTAGLDENILYQTLLGYCLGLLILIVAVSVEKPWTKKAFPLLYLPLLILLFPDVYRKFPIFGEFRPLIWIIIAYLSGVVCMLYIAAFHHTGLRAYLYLALGHALICISAVLLFFPAPIGSTIWVYGHLFRPVGFGILFFSLKQEGLLQLKGSMLYRTLTAFSLLAAIPLLVFGMVVFYENINPLHLTGRRIIVFLLLLITLASALLFGLGLIIKLIRPLLTLKDAVDKLAEEGFNKQIEVNSSDEIGELSRAFNDMVVKLNHSLSEQDRLSRLAATGELAATLAHEIKNPLNAIGGAALYIKKNFKGSLIREFLGIIYDEVARINRLTTTLLDFAKPVKPEPEPSDINRLVKETLGFLRQESEEQGIIIETDLQRDIPVTSFDYHQIKQVLINLLINSFDAVEKNGKIKVSTTLSGRGLLLSVQDNGKGIGEEDMENIFNPFFTTRTRGTGLGLAVSRKIAKEHGGDITVESELNKGSIFILFLPLKR
- a CDS encoding sulfurtransferase TusA family protein translates to MPKEIKVDKMLDVKGLSCPGPTVLTMKALEGMKKGKVLQVIANDTSTRLAIPSLCRNTGYELLEFREDEGTLFFLLKVERGIFRSGCFCGFMLFSLPLPKALPFTTGLYPYQGFNPC